A region from the Fimbriimonadaceae bacterium genome encodes:
- a CDS encoding metallophosphoesterase, with translation MKPVNGMGPEERIERPAPRAVLSRRAFLQAGSLFLAGAASGAAWGRLGRRSVAKVGILADLHHADKMEAGGRYYRMALPKLREAFRLQAREGLDRIVHLGDLVDSVKDVDQEEIAIQTVANEFRAFGTPYHFLMGNHCLSAVDKCRYRDLTSTAGRHEHFDVGGVRFLCLDACFRSDARPYARGNFDWRDAAIPFPQRAWLRHELRDAPGPCVVLVHQLLDPVPNYCVSNHEEVRNILARSGKVLAVIQGHYHQNRYTEIDGIPYIVLRSLIEGPNVTDRGSSVLQVFDDGSAVLKGFSLQHSYALNR, from the coding sequence ATGAAACCCGTGAACGGGATGGGTCCTGAGGAGCGGATCGAACGACCGGCCCCGCGGGCGGTGCTATCGAGGCGCGCGTTCCTGCAGGCCGGCTCCTTGTTCCTTGCGGGGGCGGCCTCGGGCGCGGCGTGGGGCCGGCTCGGACGACGGTCCGTCGCCAAGGTGGGGATTCTGGCCGACCTCCACCATGCGGACAAGATGGAAGCGGGGGGGCGATACTACCGGATGGCCCTGCCCAAGCTTCGCGAGGCGTTTCGGCTGCAGGCGCGCGAGGGCCTCGACCGCATCGTCCACCTCGGCGACCTCGTGGATTCCGTCAAAGACGTGGACCAGGAGGAGATCGCGATCCAGACCGTGGCCAACGAGTTCCGGGCCTTTGGGACGCCCTACCACTTCCTGATGGGGAACCACTGCCTGTCGGCGGTGGACAAATGCCGGTACCGCGATTTGACCAGTACGGCGGGGCGCCACGAGCACTTCGACGTCGGCGGGGTCCGTTTCCTTTGCCTCGACGCGTGTTTCCGGAGCGACGCCCGTCCGTATGCGCGCGGGAACTTCGATTGGCGCGACGCGGCGATCCCGTTTCCGCAGCGCGCTTGGCTGCGCCACGAGCTCCGCGACGCGCCGGGACCGTGCGTGGTGCTGGTGCACCAGTTGCTGGACCCCGTCCCGAACTACTGCGTGTCGAACCACGAGGAGGTACGGAACATCCTCGCCCGATCTGGGAAGGTCCTCGCGGTGATCCAGGGGCACTACCATCAGAACCGGTACACCGAGATCGACGGCATCCCCTACATCGTCCTGCGATCGCTGATCGAGGGGCCGAATGTGACGGATCGAGGTTCGTCCGTGTTGCAAGTGTTCGACGACGGGTCCGCCGTGCTCAAAGGCTTCTCCCTCCAGCACAGCTACGCGTTGAACAGATAG
- a CDS encoding platelet-activating factor acetylhydrolase IB subunit yields MIALVLATLAMQIPQHVATTPAERLGEGWWKDRHEQCVKITQAGGVDLVFLGDSITHSFEGPGKAVWDREYAPLKAANFGFSGDRTEHVLWRLRHGEIVGLQPKAIVIMIGTNNIGHGSSNPTQTADGVKAIVAELLEKVPSAKILLLGIFPRGANADDPMRTKVAEATALFKGIADGKRVHFLDIGYAFIRIDGSLRTLLMPDALHPNAAGYEIWAKAMAPALKKVMG; encoded by the coding sequence ATGATCGCCCTTGTCCTCGCCACTCTCGCCATGCAAATCCCCCAGCACGTTGCGACCACGCCCGCCGAGCGACTTGGCGAGGGGTGGTGGAAGGACCGCCACGAACAGTGTGTGAAGATCACCCAGGCGGGCGGTGTGGACCTCGTGTTCTTAGGCGATTCGATCACCCACAGCTTCGAGGGTCCGGGCAAGGCGGTCTGGGACCGGGAGTATGCGCCCCTCAAAGCCGCCAACTTCGGGTTCTCGGGCGACCGCACCGAGCACGTCCTGTGGCGCCTGCGGCACGGCGAGATCGTCGGGCTCCAACCCAAGGCGATCGTGATCATGATCGGCACGAACAACATCGGGCACGGCTCGTCGAACCCCACGCAGACGGCGGACGGGGTGAAGGCCATCGTCGCGGAGCTTCTCGAGAAGGTGCCGAGCGCGAAGATCCTGCTGCTGGGCATCTTCCCCCGGGGCGCGAACGCCGACGATCCGATGCGCACGAAAGTCGCCGAGGCCACGGCCCTGTTCAAGGGGATCGCCGACGGCAAACGCGTGCACTTTCTCGACATCGGCTATGCGTTCATCCGCATCGACGGGTCGCTGCGCACCCTCCTGATGCCCGACGCGCTGCATCCGAACGCGGCCGGCTACGAGATTTGGGCCAAGGCGATGGCCCCCGCGCTGAAGAAAGTGATGGGTTAG
- a CDS encoding DUF2961 domain-containing protein — protein sequence MFVPLAIAATIALAQGPLGELAKPLQGRSMRETSTFRKGADGKYDPKADPLGNLEERSNYDNFRVAPGATHVLMDRQGPGMITHLWFTFLGPEPQGWAKDGSATHQDMLLRIYWDGSDRPGVEAPVGDFFANCFGKRSEVISVPVIVEDADSYNCFWHMPFRKSARVEIVNQGDKPINLLYYNIDWVKLDSLPADTPYFYAQYRQEYPVQHGKDYVVLDTKGKGHYVGTVLAVRTRSPSWFGEGDEKIYVDGEPKPSIWGTGTEDYFLSAWGLKRTSTPYFGVPYFDQWGIVGGHTSAYRWHIQDPLVFQNGIKVTFEHFGWISPDENPDQKSMSWNEREDDFASVAFWYQTGQPTFSARAPSGAERRLPSLERTISFARDHLAGHGEGKAEAQQLEFFDGPQALYRAQGEGAWFEVPFTIAEKEPLRLLLSLTKSYDFGTWKVFLSKVGATGAYPEAPVRVPLGTFDLYAPDVEAAEVHLLDFWPDPGEYVVRLECTGKNNASRGHFLGIESIRLRERRPRVKQWGFDKAKEWWRKPTLYG from the coding sequence ATGTTCGTTCCGCTTGCCATCGCCGCCACGATCGCACTCGCCCAGGGCCCTCTGGGGGAACTGGCCAAGCCCCTTCAGGGCCGCAGCATGCGGGAGACGTCCACGTTCCGCAAAGGGGCGGACGGCAAGTACGACCCCAAGGCCGATCCCCTCGGCAATCTCGAGGAGCGGAGCAACTACGACAACTTCCGCGTGGCGCCCGGCGCCACCCACGTGCTGATGGACCGCCAGGGTCCCGGCATGATCACCCACCTGTGGTTCACGTTCCTCGGCCCCGAGCCGCAGGGGTGGGCCAAAGACGGTTCGGCCACCCACCAGGACATGCTGCTGCGCATCTATTGGGACGGCAGCGACCGGCCGGGGGTTGAGGCGCCTGTCGGCGACTTCTTCGCCAACTGCTTTGGCAAGCGCAGCGAGGTGATCAGCGTCCCCGTGATCGTCGAGGACGCCGATTCGTACAACTGCTTCTGGCACATGCCCTTCCGCAAGTCCGCGCGCGTGGAGATCGTCAACCAGGGCGACAAGCCGATCAACCTCCTCTACTACAACATCGACTGGGTCAAGCTCGACTCGCTTCCCGCCGACACGCCCTACTTCTATGCGCAGTACCGGCAGGAGTATCCCGTGCAGCACGGCAAGGACTACGTGGTCCTCGACACGAAGGGCAAGGGCCACTACGTGGGCACGGTCCTCGCCGTGCGGACGCGCAGCCCCTCGTGGTTCGGCGAGGGCGACGAGAAGATCTATGTGGACGGCGAGCCCAAGCCCTCGATCTGGGGCACGGGCACCGAGGACTACTTCCTCTCGGCGTGGGGATTGAAACGCACGAGCACGCCTTACTTCGGGGTCCCGTACTTCGACCAGTGGGGCATCGTGGGCGGCCACACGAGCGCCTATCGATGGCACATCCAGGATCCCCTCGTGTTTCAAAACGGGATCAAGGTGACGTTCGAGCACTTCGGGTGGATCTCGCCCGACGAGAATCCCGACCAGAAGAGCATGAGCTGGAACGAGCGCGAGGACGACTTTGCGAGCGTTGCGTTCTGGTACCAGACGGGCCAACCCACGTTCTCGGCACGGGCGCCTTCGGGCGCCGAACGCCGCCTCCCCAGCCTCGAACGCACGATTTCGTTCGCGCGCGACCATCTGGCCGGCCACGGCGAAGGCAAGGCGGAGGCGCAGCAGTTGGAGTTCTTCGACGGGCCGCAGGCCCTCTACCGCGCCCAAGGCGAGGGTGCGTGGTTCGAAGTCCCGTTCACGATCGCCGAAAAGGAGCCGCTGCGCCTTTTGCTTTCGCTCACCAAGAGCTACGATTTCGGAACTTGGAAGGTGTTCCTGAGCAAGGTCGGCGCGACGGGCGCGTATCCCGAGGCTCCAGTGCGCGTTCCGTTGGGGACATTCGACCTCTACGCGCCGGACGTCGAGGCCGCCGAGGTGCATCTGCTCGACTTCTGGCCCGATCCGGGAGAGTACGTGGTGAGGCTGGAGTGCACGGGCAAGAACAACGCGTCGCGCGGGCATTTCCTCGGCATCGAGTCGATACGCCTACGCGAGCGCAGGCCGCGAGTCAAACAGTGGGGCTTCGACAAGGCCAAGGAGTGGTGGCGCAAACCGACGTTGTACGGCTAG